The Algihabitans albus genome window below encodes:
- a CDS encoding SMP-30/gluconolactonase/LRE family protein, producing the protein MTVGLTAAVGTLALATGVQPNLLTSSEPSGRLAASCQPLTVTDAATGVPLRGIEDLVALPDGSLLLSARDRWALESGEPEGIGAAGPSGLFHLRGDWAGELGIGDQRSLQAKNLTARILPVFRPHGIDAIAGNDGTIRIFAVNRAGGDEQSSTGIDVFDFREERLQHVTRIDDPRLCRANDVAAIDGRRALVTLDTAACDRIGNWRELVFGPPEGSVVRLTLPDPKDSGSLGEAQLTPVATGLRFANGIAIGDGSVWVAETRGQRLLRLPLATALEDGTEPETSPASAFARIPLPASPDNLTMTGAGDLLVTQHPSLLRLALHRAAWLRREGAGTRVDRLAIDESVEAEPRLEWLDPKGAMLSAGTVALEASDGLVVGSVTAAGLAWCPEPGQT; encoded by the coding sequence TTGACGGTCGGACTGACGGCTGCGGTCGGAACGCTGGCCTTGGCCACAGGCGTTCAGCCGAACCTTCTGACTTCGTCTGAGCCGAGTGGCCGTTTGGCCGCCTCCTGCCAACCCTTGACAGTGACGGATGCCGCCACGGGCGTACCCCTGCGCGGTATCGAAGATTTGGTGGCGCTGCCGGACGGGTCACTGCTCTTGTCCGCCCGTGACCGCTGGGCCCTTGAGAGCGGAGAGCCGGAAGGCATCGGAGCGGCAGGTCCGAGCGGGCTCTTTCATCTCCGCGGCGATTGGGCCGGAGAGCTCGGAATCGGCGACCAAAGGTCTTTGCAAGCCAAGAACCTGACTGCCCGGATCTTACCGGTCTTCCGCCCGCACGGGATCGATGCCATCGCCGGAAATGACGGAACGATCCGCATCTTCGCCGTCAATCGTGCCGGCGGCGACGAGCAGAGCTCGACAGGGATCGATGTTTTCGACTTCCGGGAGGAGCGACTGCAGCACGTCACGCGGATCGACGACCCACGGCTCTGTCGAGCCAACGACGTCGCCGCAATCGATGGTCGGCGCGCACTGGTCACCCTCGACACGGCGGCCTGCGATCGGATTGGCAATTGGCGTGAACTGGTGTTCGGACCGCCCGAGGGATCGGTTGTACGCCTGACACTGCCCGATCCGAAGGACAGCGGCTCTCTTGGCGAAGCGCAGCTAACGCCCGTCGCCACAGGCCTTCGCTTTGCCAATGGCATCGCCATCGGCGACGGATCGGTCTGGGTGGCCGAGACTCGCGGCCAGAGGCTGCTGCGTCTGCCGCTTGCGACGGCTTTGGAAGACGGTACCGAGCCCGAAACGAGCCCCGCTTCTGCTTTCGCGCGGATCCCTCTACCGGCCTCTCCCGACAACCTGACAATGACCGGCGCGGGCGATCTGCTGGTAACGCAGCACCCCTCCCTGCTGCGCCTCGCGCTGCATCGCGCAGCCTGGCTGCGTCGGGAGGGAGCCGGCACCCGTGTCGACAGGCTCGCGATCGACGAGTCGGTGGAGGCCGAACCGCGCTTGGAGTGGTTGGACCCGAAGGGTGCCATGCTGTCGGCAGGAACGGTCGCCCTTGAGGCGTCCGATGGCCTGGTTGTCGGTTCCGTAACGGCCGCAGGTTTAGCTTGGTGCCCCGAGCCGGGCCAAACTTGA
- a CDS encoding NAD-dependent epimerase/dehydratase family protein has product MSESTLQDSTSRDLRNRLSVDLVTGGHGFIGRHLVRQLQRGGRSVRILDLTEPADAIAPAVETIVGSVTDPTIVARAVQGVERVFHVAGDPNLWRADKAAFDRINHQGTRLVLDAAAAAGVRAFVHTSSAAILPFGRVSTLLPDDDADRLAPATMPGPYARSKLAAERAALAAARNGLPVTIVSPSLPIGADDRYLTPPMTMIRDLLYQRTPAYIDFDVSFIDVRDLARGLIYAAERGKPGHRYVLGHPPMSFSTFLERLEAISGVAMPRRVLPTGLALAAAWVSEFLADHITRRPPRASLEGVRMATPPIHLPFEDSARALGLDLRPLDESLRTAVAWLRASEEDQSRRRASQGAD; this is encoded by the coding sequence ATGTCTGAATCTACTTTACAAGACTCCACCTCTCGAGACCTGAGGAACCGTTTAAGCGTCGATCTGGTCACCGGCGGTCACGGCTTTATCGGCCGCCATCTGGTTCGGCAGCTCCAGCGCGGCGGTCGGAGCGTGCGCATTCTGGATCTCACGGAACCGGCGGACGCGATCGCGCCCGCTGTGGAGACGATCGTCGGGTCCGTGACCGACCCGACTATCGTGGCTCGCGCCGTCCAAGGTGTGGAGCGGGTGTTCCATGTTGCCGGCGACCCCAACCTCTGGCGCGCCGACAAGGCCGCCTTCGATCGCATCAATCACCAGGGGACGCGCCTGGTGCTAGACGCGGCAGCCGCAGCCGGCGTCCGCGCCTTCGTCCATACCTCCAGCGCCGCGATTCTACCGTTCGGCCGGGTCTCGACGCTGCTGCCGGATGACGACGCGGACAGGCTGGCCCCGGCAACCATGCCCGGGCCCTATGCGCGTTCAAAACTGGCGGCGGAACGCGCCGCCTTGGCCGCGGCACGGAACGGTTTGCCGGTGACCATCGTCAGCCCGAGTCTGCCGATCGGGGCCGACGACAGGTATCTGACGCCGCCAATGACGATGATTCGCGATCTTCTGTACCAGCGGACACCGGCCTACATCGACTTCGACGTCAGTTTCATCGATGTCCGCGATCTGGCGCGCGGCCTGATCTACGCCGCCGAGCGAGGCAAGCCGGGTCATCGCTACGTTCTGGGCCATCCGCCGATGAGCTTTTCAACATTTCTAGAACGGCTGGAGGCGATCAGCGGCGTGGCCATGCCGCGCCGGGTCCTGCCGACCGGCTTGGCCCTGGCTGCGGCCTGGGTGTCGGAGTTCCTGGCCGACCATATCACCCGGCGGCCGCCCCGCGCCTCGCTGGAGGGCGTACGAATGGCGACGCCGCCGATCCACCTGCCTTTCGAGGACTCGGCCCGGGCCCTGGGGCTCGATCTACGCCCCCTCGACGAGTCTCTGCGGACCGCCGTGGCCTGGCTGCGGGCCAGCGAGGAGGACCAGAGTCGACGTCGGGCGTCCCAGGGGGCCGACTAA
- a CDS encoding dipeptide ABC transporter ATP-binding protein: MTSEQPVLEVDGLSVTLPAGADRSYAVQDVSFAVHKQEILCVVGESGSGKSVTAHTVMGLLPRKQLNPVKGAIRLQGENLLEKTPQQLRDLRGARMSMIFQEPMTALNPVHRVGHQIDEVLRIHTDLSEKQRAARVLEVMEAVRLPDPLKMRHSYPHQLSGGQRQRIMIAAALALEPALLIADEPTTALDVTTQAQILKLIKDIQREHNTGVLFITHDFGVVADIADRVVVMQTGKVVEEGPTERLLKSPQHPYTRMLISSVPSLTPRHREKAEKNRIVLSTRDLNKVYGGGGFFQKAREVHAAKDVTLDVRRGETLGIVGESGSGKSTVARCIVRLIDPTGGQIFIDDDDIALLPTRLLRHHRRRVQIVFQDPYRSLNPRRTVGQSIVEGPMNFGLSKKKAWERAADLMNLVGLDPKAVERYPHQFSGGQRQRICIARALAMEPEVLVADEAVSALDVSVQAQVLELLDDVREKFDLAMLFITHDLRVAAQVCDSVAVMHRGVVVESGRTAELFADPQHAYTKSLFEAAPGRNWTFGLFDDSPDDSLAPQAAGP; this comes from the coding sequence ATGACCAGCGAACAGCCCGTCCTGGAGGTCGACGGCCTCTCGGTCACGCTGCCGGCCGGCGCGGACCGATCCTACGCGGTGCAAGATGTCTCCTTTGCCGTGCACAAGCAGGAGATTCTCTGCGTGGTCGGCGAGTCCGGCTCCGGCAAGTCGGTAACGGCTCACACGGTCATGGGCTTGCTGCCACGGAAGCAGTTGAACCCGGTCAAGGGGGCGATCCGACTGCAGGGCGAGAACCTTCTGGAGAAGACGCCGCAGCAGCTGCGCGACCTGCGCGGGGCCCGTATGTCGATGATCTTCCAGGAACCGATGACGGCTCTGAACCCGGTGCACCGGGTCGGACACCAGATCGACGAAGTGCTGCGCATCCATACCGACCTGTCGGAAAAGCAGCGCGCCGCCCGCGTGCTCGAGGTGATGGAGGCCGTGCGTCTGCCCGATCCGCTGAAGATGCGTCACAGCTATCCCCATCAGCTCTCGGGCGGCCAGCGTCAGCGGATCATGATCGCGGCGGCCCTGGCGCTGGAGCCGGCCCTGCTGATCGCGGACGAGCCGACGACGGCGCTGGACGTCACGACTCAGGCGCAGATCCTCAAGCTGATCAAGGACATCCAGCGCGAACACAATACGGGCGTGCTCTTCATCACCCACGACTTTGGAGTGGTCGCGGATATCGCGGACCGGGTGGTGGTCATGCAGACCGGCAAGGTGGTTGAGGAGGGACCGACGGAACGTCTGCTGAAGTCCCCGCAGCATCCCTACACCCGCATGTTGATCTCCTCCGTGCCCAGTCTGACGCCGCGGCACCGGGAGAAGGCGGAGAAGAACCGCATCGTGCTCTCGACCCGTGACCTCAACAAGGTTTATGGCGGCGGCGGATTCTTCCAGAAGGCGCGCGAGGTGCATGCGGCCAAGGACGTCACCCTCGATGTGCGTCGCGGCGAGACACTGGGCATCGTCGGCGAGTCGGGGTCCGGCAAGTCGACCGTGGCGCGCTGTATCGTCCGCCTGATCGACCCGACCGGGGGCCAGATCTTCATCGACGACGACGACATTGCGCTGCTGCCGACACGCCTGCTCCGTCATCATCGCCGCCGGGTGCAGATCGTCTTTCAGGACCCCTACCGTTCGCTGAATCCCCGGCGCACGGTCGGCCAGTCGATCGTCGAAGGCCCGATGAACTTTGGGCTTTCCAAGAAGAAGGCCTGGGAGCGCGCAGCCGATCTCATGAATCTGGTCGGTCTGGACCCCAAGGCGGTGGAGCGTTACCCCCATCAGTTCTCCGGCGGACAACGTCAGCGGATCTGCATTGCGCGCGCCTTGGCCATGGAGCCGGAAGTCCTGGTTGCCGACGAGGCGGTTTCGGCCCTCGACGTGTCCGTTCAGGCGCAGGTTCTGGAGCTGCTGGACGACGTACGCGAGAAGTTCGATCTGGCGATGCTGTTCATCACTCACGACCTGCGTGTCGCGGCCCAGGTCTGCGACAGCGTTGCCGTCATGCATCGCGGCGTCGTGGTGGAGTCGGGCCGCACGGCGGAGCTCTTCGCCGATCCGCAGCATGCCTATACCAAGAGCCTGTTCGAGGCGGCACCGGGCCGGAACTGGACTTTCGGTCTGTTCGACGACAGTCCGGACGACAGCCTCGCCCCGCAGGCCGCCGGACCGTAA
- a CDS encoding ABC transporter permease produces MTLLIERDSVQGGFRARAAALRRQVFQRYPTIGIGGSLLIVMVFIAVFAPVVAPSDPIALNPIERLQAPGAEHWFGTDMFGRDIYSRTVYGTRISLIVGLSAAGLSVFFGLIIGLIAGYIRLLDAILMRVMDGLMAIPGILLAIALVSLSGASLVTVTVAITIPEIPRVVRLVRAMVLSVREEPYVEAAISVGTPLPKILLRHVLPNTVPPLIVQATYVCASAMLLEALLSFVGAGTPPEVPSWGNIMAEGRAYFQLTPWIIFFPGIALAVTVLAVNILGDGLRDTLDPRIAKKM; encoded by the coding sequence TTGACCCTGTTGATCGAACGCGACTCTGTCCAGGGCGGTTTCCGCGCCCGTGCCGCGGCGTTGCGGCGGCAAGTCTTTCAGCGCTATCCCACCATCGGGATCGGCGGCAGCCTGCTGATCGTCATGGTCTTCATCGCGGTCTTCGCGCCGGTGGTGGCACCGAGCGATCCGATCGCGCTCAATCCCATCGAACGGCTGCAGGCGCCCGGCGCCGAACATTGGTTCGGCACCGACATGTTCGGCCGGGACATATACAGCCGCACGGTCTATGGCACGCGTATCTCCTTGATCGTCGGCTTGTCGGCGGCGGGGCTCAGCGTCTTCTTCGGCCTGATCATCGGCCTGATTGCGGGCTACATCCGGCTGCTCGACGCCATCCTGATGCGGGTGATGGACGGTCTGATGGCGATTCCCGGCATTCTGCTGGCGATCGCCCTGGTCTCTCTGTCCGGCGCCAGTCTCGTCACGGTGACCGTTGCCATCACCATTCCCGAAATCCCGCGCGTGGTGCGGCTGGTCAGGGCGATGGTGCTGTCGGTCCGCGAGGAACCCTACGTCGAGGCGGCGATTTCCGTCGGCACGCCCCTGCCGAAGATCCTGCTGCGCCATGTTCTGCCGAATACCGTGCCGCCCCTGATCGTGCAGGCCACCTACGTCTGCGCCTCCGCGATGCTGCTGGAGGCGCTGTTGTCCTTCGTCGGAGCCGGAACGCCGCCGGAGGTTCCGAGCTGGGGCAACATCATGGCCGAGGGCCGCGCCTACTTCCAACTGACGCCCTGGATCATCTTCTTTCCGGGCATCGCCCTCGCCGTGACGGTGCTCGCCGTCAATATCCTGGGTGACGGCCTCCGAGACACTCTCGATCCCCGCATCGCGAAGAAGATGTGA
- a CDS encoding ABC transporter permease gives MLGFIARRLLATIPVMGVVALFVFLMLHLSPGDPATVIAGDYASPADIERIRAKLGLDQPIHIQFGTWVWTLMQGDLGISIFSNLPVTKLIAQRLEPTLMLALTTLIITILVAVPMGVIAAWKAGTWIDRSIMLFAVVGFSIPVFVLGYILIYFVSLKAGLLPVQGYRPISEGVVPFLRSITLPALTLSVIYIALIARITRASMLEVLDEDYVRTARAKGQLEWKVLIVHALRNAAVPIVTIIGIGVALLIGGVVVTESVYNIPGLGRLVLDAILKRDYPIIQGLILMFSFVYILINLAIDILYTLIDPRIRY, from the coding sequence ATGCTCGGTTTCATCGCCCGACGGCTTCTGGCCACCATCCCCGTCATGGGGGTGGTGGCTCTCTTCGTGTTCCTAATGTTGCATCTCAGTCCCGGCGATCCGGCCACCGTGATCGCCGGCGACTATGCCAGTCCGGCCGATATCGAGAGAATCCGCGCCAAGCTTGGGCTGGATCAACCCATACACATCCAGTTCGGAACCTGGGTCTGGACCCTGATGCAGGGCGATCTGGGCATCTCGATCTTCTCGAACCTTCCGGTCACCAAACTGATCGCGCAGAGGCTCGAACCGACGCTCATGCTGGCCCTGACCACGCTGATCATCACGATCCTGGTCGCGGTGCCAATGGGGGTCATCGCCGCCTGGAAGGCGGGCACCTGGATCGACCGGAGCATCATGCTCTTCGCCGTTGTCGGCTTCTCGATTCCGGTCTTCGTGCTGGGCTATATCCTGATCTACTTCGTCTCGCTGAAAGCCGGCCTTCTGCCGGTTCAGGGTTATCGGCCGATCTCCGAGGGCGTCGTTCCCTTCCTCAGATCGATCACTCTGCCGGCGCTGACCCTCAGCGTGATCTATATCGCGCTGATCGCCCGCATCACCCGTGCCTCGATGCTGGAAGTGCTCGACGAGGACTACGTGCGCACAGCCCGGGCGAAGGGACAGCTCGAGTGGAAGGTGCTGATCGTCCACGCCTTGCGCAACGCCGCGGTGCCTATCGTCACCATCATCGGGATCGGGGTCGCGCTGCTGATCGGCGGCGTCGTCGTCACCGAGAGCGTCTACAACATTCCCGGTCTGGGCCGGCTTGTCCTCGATGCCATCCTCAAGCGCGACTATCCCATCATCCAGGGCCTGATCCTGATGTTCAGCTTCGTCTACATCCTGATCAATCTGGCCATCGACATTCTTTACACGCTGATCGACCCGAGGATCCGCTATTGA
- a CDS encoding ABC transporter substrate-binding protein — translation MASITRRRFGVFTAAAVALGAAVGLSAQAAQAETVLRVIPHADLKNVDPIWTTAYITRNHGYMVYDTLFAMDENLEPQPQMVDTWEVSEDGLTWTFVLRDGLTWHDGTPVTAEDCVASLQRWGARDGMGQKLMDTVASLEATDEKTIVLTLSEPYGLVLESIGKISSNVPFMMPKRLADTDPFEQVPEIVGSGPFMFSQEDWVPGSKVVYLRNENYNPREEAPSAAAGGKLAQVDRVEWLYIPDQTTALNALLNGEVDYWEQPPVDLVPILQQNSDIVVEVLDPLGNQGMLRMNHLHPPFDNEKVRQAVVAAVNQETYMLAAIGDPEYFDICTSLYACGSPLETTAGADLLVNPSKETAMKLLEEGGYDGTPVVILQATDIPVLNAASLVTAQTLRDIGMEVELQAMDWATLTSRRAVQDPVVDGGWNVFHTWWIGGDISNPVTHTGLSTGGTERAWFGWPDDPKLEELRDAFSKETDPDVQKALADEVHARALQVVTHANFGTWFNPVAYRSNVSGLIKSPVQFFWNVSKN, via the coding sequence ATGGCGAGTATCACAAGGCGGCGCTTCGGCGTCTTCACGGCTGCGGCGGTGGCGCTCGGCGCTGCTGTGGGACTGAGCGCCCAGGCAGCACAGGCCGAAACGGTTCTGCGGGTGATCCCGCATGCCGACCTCAAGAACGTCGATCCCATCTGGACGACGGCCTACATCACCCGCAACCACGGCTACATGGTCTACGACACGCTCTTTGCGATGGACGAGAACCTGGAGCCGCAGCCCCAGATGGTCGACACCTGGGAGGTCAGCGAGGATGGGCTGACCTGGACCTTCGTCTTGCGCGACGGCTTGACGTGGCACGACGGCACCCCCGTGACGGCCGAGGATTGCGTCGCCTCCCTGCAGCGCTGGGGCGCCCGCGACGGCATGGGACAGAAGCTGATGGACACGGTCGCGTCGCTGGAGGCGACCGACGAGAAGACCATCGTCCTGACGCTGTCGGAGCCTTACGGCCTGGTGCTCGAGTCGATCGGCAAGATCAGCTCCAACGTTCCTTTCATGATGCCGAAGCGTCTCGCCGACACCGATCCCTTCGAGCAGGTGCCGGAGATCGTCGGCTCGGGACCCTTCATGTTCTCCCAGGAAGATTGGGTTCCCGGCTCCAAGGTCGTCTACTTGCGAAACGAGAACTACAATCCGCGCGAAGAGGCTCCCAGCGCGGCGGCCGGCGGCAAGCTGGCTCAGGTCGACCGTGTCGAGTGGCTCTACATTCCCGACCAGACCACCGCCCTCAACGCCCTGCTGAACGGCGAGGTCGATTACTGGGAACAGCCGCCAGTCGATCTTGTGCCGATCCTGCAGCAGAACAGCGACATCGTCGTCGAGGTTCTCGATCCCCTGGGTAACCAGGGCATGCTGCGGATGAACCACCTGCATCCGCCTTTCGACAATGAGAAAGTCCGCCAGGCCGTGGTCGCCGCCGTCAATCAGGAGACCTACATGCTGGCGGCGATCGGCGATCCCGAGTACTTCGACATCTGCACTTCGCTTTACGCCTGCGGCTCTCCGCTCGAGACCACGGCGGGAGCCGACCTGCTGGTCAACCCCAGCAAGGAAACGGCGATGAAGCTGCTGGAAGAGGGTGGCTACGACGGGACGCCCGTGGTCATCCTGCAGGCCACCGATATCCCCGTTCTGAATGCCGCCAGCCTGGTGACCGCCCAGACCCTGCGCGATATCGGTATGGAGGTCGAGCTGCAGGCCATGGACTGGGCGACGCTGACTTCGCGCCGTGCGGTGCAGGATCCGGTCGTCGACGGCGGATGGAACGTCTTCCACACCTGGTGGATCGGCGGCGACATCTCGAACCCCGTGACCCACACCGGGCTCTCGACCGGCGGCACCGAGCGGGCCTGGTTCGGCTGGCCGGACGATCCGAAGCTGGAAGAACTGCGCGACGCCTTCTCCAAGGAGACGGATCCCGACGTGCAGAAGGCCTTGGCCGACGAGGTCCATGCTCGCGCGCTTCAGGTCGTCACCCATGCCAACTTCGGCACCTGGTTCAACCCGGTGGCCTATCGGTCGAACGTCTCCGGCCTGATCAAGTCGCCGGTGCAGTTCTTCTGGAACGTCTCCAAAAACTAG
- a CDS encoding diaminopropionate ammonia-lyase, translating to MMNLQSTSLSALASEPLEIALNPKGEPSRPYGARQSAILNRAAFETAQAEIAGWPGYRPTPLVRLPGLAGRLGLAEIAYKDEGGRFGLGSFKALGGAYAVLRLLQRRLAEVTGTTPSTAEILKGQGADLVSSLTVCCATDGNHGRSVAWGAQTFGCRCVIFVHGTVSQGRVDAIARYGAEVRRVPGTYDEAVREAAREAEAQGWTVVSDTSYPGYMDIPRDVMQGYAVMAEEALAQCGDSLPTHVLVQAGVGGMAAAICAHLWETLEQRRPRFVAVEPDEAACLLASVQNGTASHVTGELDTIMAGLACGETSLLAWDILDEGADAFMTVTDASAREGMRLLAEGCDGDPPLVAGESAVAGLCAAIGALARPRVRESLGLGPDSRILLFGSEGDTDPRLYSEIVGRSGDEVRTKVPAE from the coding sequence ATGATGAACCTGCAAAGCACAAGCCTGAGCGCGCTCGCCAGCGAACCGTTGGAGATCGCGCTCAATCCGAAAGGCGAGCCTTCGCGGCCCTACGGCGCGCGCCAGAGCGCGATCCTGAACCGGGCCGCCTTCGAAACCGCACAGGCCGAGATCGCCGGCTGGCCCGGCTATCGACCGACGCCTTTGGTTCGGCTTCCGGGTCTGGCGGGCCGGCTGGGCCTGGCCGAAATCGCTTATAAGGACGAAGGCGGCCGCTTCGGCCTCGGCAGCTTCAAGGCCCTAGGCGGTGCCTACGCGGTGCTGCGCCTCCTGCAGCGCCGCCTTGCCGAGGTTACCGGGACGACGCCCTCCACCGCCGAAATTCTGAAGGGACAGGGGGCCGACCTCGTTTCCAGCCTGACGGTCTGCTGCGCGACAGACGGCAATCACGGGCGTTCCGTCGCCTGGGGTGCGCAGACCTTCGGCTGCCGCTGCGTGATCTTCGTGCATGGCACCGTCAGCCAGGGCCGGGTCGACGCCATCGCCCGCTACGGTGCAGAGGTACGCCGCGTGCCGGGTACCTACGACGAAGCCGTGCGCGAGGCCGCACGCGAAGCCGAGGCTCAAGGCTGGACCGTCGTTTCCGACACCTCCTACCCCGGCTACATGGACATCCCGCGCGACGTGATGCAAGGCTACGCGGTCATGGCGGAGGAAGCGCTGGCCCAGTGCGGCGACTCTCTTCCGACCCACGTACTGGTACAGGCGGGGGTCGGCGGCATGGCGGCGGCGATCTGCGCTCACCTCTGGGAAACGCTGGAGCAGCGGCGCCCGCGCTTCGTCGCCGTCGAACCGGACGAAGCCGCCTGCCTGCTGGCCAGCGTGCAGAACGGGACGGCGAGTCACGTCACCGGTGAACTGGACACCATCATGGCCGGCCTCGCTTGCGGCGAAACTTCGTTGCTCGCCTGGGACATTCTGGATGAAGGCGCCGACGCCTTCATGACCGTCACCGATGCCTCGGCCCGGGAGGGCATGCGTCTGCTCGCAGAGGGTTGCGACGGCGATCCGCCACTGGTCGCTGGCGAGTCGGCTGTCGCCGGGCTCTGCGCCGCGATCGGTGCCCTCGCCCGGCCCCGAGTCCGGGAGAGCCTGGGCCTCGGCCCGGACAGCCGGATTCTGCTGTTCGGCAGCGAGGGCGACACCGATCCTCGTCTTTACAGCGAAATCGTCGGACGCTCGGGCGACGAGGTACGCACAAAGGTCCCCGCGGAATGA
- a CDS encoding Zn-dependent hydrolase yields MTGRTVAPRLNHPRLLERIAKLAEIGAIEGGGVCRLALTEADKAGRDLVVGWMRELGLQISIDAIGNIVGLRPSRTTGAAARAPVMTGSHIDTVRTGGRYDGNLGVLAGLEVMESLNEAGVETEHPLAVAVFTNEEGARFAPDMMGSLVYVGGLPLEDALATEGIDGTRVDAELRKIGYDGAAPVGAPAVRAFVELHVEQGPVLEREGVTLGAVESLQGISWTEFSVSGVSNHAGTTPMRLRHDAGYLAGATITFVRDLTRELGGDQVGTVGAIEFGPNLVNVIPNRARFTVDLRNTDEDILQEAERRLRGFVAKTAEQEGLTIEQRQLARFEPVLFDAALVARIEEIAGRLGHSVRRLPSGAGHDAQMLARICPAAMIFVPSVGGISHNVREFTDASDIAAGADVLLHILLELAS; encoded by the coding sequence ATGACCGGTCGAACGGTGGCGCCCCGGCTCAATCATCCGCGCCTGCTGGAGCGGATCGCCAAGCTGGCGGAGATCGGTGCCATCGAAGGCGGTGGCGTTTGCCGTCTGGCACTGACGGAGGCCGACAAGGCCGGCCGCGATCTCGTGGTCGGCTGGATGCGTGAGCTCGGCCTGCAGATCTCGATCGATGCCATCGGCAATATCGTCGGCCTGCGTCCGTCCCGCACCACAGGCGCGGCGGCCCGCGCGCCGGTGATGACCGGCTCGCATATCGACACGGTTCGCACCGGCGGCCGCTACGACGGCAATCTCGGCGTGCTAGCCGGATTGGAAGTGATGGAGAGCCTGAACGAAGCTGGCGTGGAGACCGAACACCCGCTGGCGGTGGCCGTATTCACCAACGAAGAGGGCGCGCGCTTCGCCCCCGACATGATGGGCAGCCTGGTCTATGTCGGCGGTCTTCCGCTCGAGGACGCCTTGGCGACTGAAGGCATCGACGGCACGCGTGTCGACGCCGAGTTGCGGAAGATCGGCTACGACGGCGCCGCGCCGGTCGGGGCGCCCGCTGTCCGAGCCTTCGTCGAACTGCACGTGGAACAGGGACCGGTTCTGGAACGGGAGGGGGTGACTCTGGGAGCGGTCGAGTCGCTGCAGGGAATCTCCTGGACGGAGTTCTCCGTCTCCGGCGTCTCGAACCACGCCGGCACGACTCCCATGCGGCTGCGTCACGACGCCGGCTACCTGGCGGGCGCGACGATCACTTTCGTGCGCGACCTGACGCGCGAACTCGGCGGCGATCAGGTCGGCACGGTCGGGGCCATCGAATTCGGGCCGAACCTGGTCAACGTCATCCCCAACCGGGCCCGCTTCACCGTCGATCTGCGCAACACCGACGAGGACATCCTGCAGGAGGCGGAACGGCGCCTGCGGGGCTTTGTCGCCAAGACGGCGGAGCAGGAAGGGCTGACGATAGAGCAACGCCAGCTTGCCCGCTTCGAACCGGTGCTGTTCGATGCGGCACTGGTGGCACGGATCGAGGAGATCGCCGGGCGGCTCGGCCACTCGGTGCGCCGCCTGCCCAGCGGGGCCGGCCACGACGCGCAGATGCTGGCGCGAATCTGCCCGGCAGCCATGATCTTCGTGCCCAGTGTCGGCGGCATCAGTCATAACGTACGCGAGTTCACGGACGCGTCCGACATCGCCGCCGGCGCCGACGTGCTGCTGCACATACTGCTCGAACTGGCATCGTAG
- a CDS encoding N-carbamoyl-D-amino-acid hydrolase: MPRIVTLGAAQLGPIALAESRAQVVERLIAHLREAAARGCDLVVFPELALTTFFPRWFMEEQSKVDAFFEREMPGPETQPLFDEAKRLGLAFSLGYAELAEDAGRTRRFNSSILVDKQGHIVGKYRKIHLPGHAENEPWRAFQHLEKRYFETGNLGFPVFDALGGRIGLCICNDRRWPETYRVMGLQGVEMVLLGYNTPVHHPPAPEHDRLGWFHNQLVMQSGAYQNATWVVGVAKAGNEEGVPMIGGTQIIAPTGETVAVAVTEEDELITAACDLDLGLSYKQSVFDFARHREPEQYRLIVETKGPLKDSSDAAE, from the coding sequence ATGCCCCGCATCGTCACCCTTGGCGCCGCCCAATTGGGGCCCATCGCCCTGGCCGAGAGCCGCGCCCAAGTGGTCGAGCGCCTGATCGCCCATCTCCGCGAGGCCGCGGCCCGCGGCTGCGATCTGGTGGTCTTTCCGGAGTTGGCGCTGACCACCTTCTTCCCCCGCTGGTTCATGGAGGAGCAGTCAAAGGTCGATGCCTTCTTCGAGCGGGAGATGCCGGGCCCCGAGACTCAGCCTCTCTTCGACGAGGCCAAGCGGCTCGGTCTGGCCTTTTCCCTCGGCTACGCCGAACTGGCCGAAGACGCGGGGCGGACCCGGCGCTTCAACAGCTCGATCCTGGTCGACAAGCAAGGGCATATCGTCGGCAAGTATCGGAAGATCCATCTTCCCGGCCACGCCGAGAACGAGCCATGGCGCGCCTTCCAGCACCTGGAGAAGCGCTACTTCGAAACCGGAAATCTGGGCTTTCCGGTCTTCGATGCCCTGGGCGGGCGCATCGGCCTTTGTATCTGCAACGACCGACGCTGGCCCGAGACCTATCGGGTGATGGGTCTGCAGGGCGTGGAGATGGTGCTGCTCGGCTACAACACGCCGGTGCACCATCCTCCCGCGCCGGAGCACGACCGCCTCGGATGGTTCCACAACCAGCTCGTGATGCAGTCCGGCGCCTATCAGAACGCGACCTGGGTCGTCGGCGTCGCCAAGGCGGGCAACGAGGAAGGCGTGCCGATGATCGGCGGCACCCAGATCATCGCGCCGACGGGCGAGACGGTGGCCGTCGCGGTGACGGAAGAGGACGAACTGATCACCGCGGCCTGCGACCTGGACCTCGGTCTCTCCTACAAGCAAAGCGTCTTCGACTTCGCCCGCCACCGCGAGCCGGAGCAGTATCGCCTGATTGTCGAGACCAAGGGTCCTTTGAAAGACAGCTCCGACGCCGCCGAGTAG